TCAATGCTCTCTCGTTCAACATCATCTTCGCATCCAGAATGGCATTCGATTGCCAACGATTATCGTCGAGTGAACGATTTTCGGAAGAATTATATTTGAAAagtttgaagaaatttttccacttgAAGTAATAAGAACACAATGACTCAcggaatttccgatttttgtagctAATAAGGGGTTTATTCAGGAGTCGTGAAAATATCGATGGTACAGTGATGTTACATTCATCCGTCATAAGTTGGTGCGATTAGAATGATTCAGACGAATGATAAATGGAAGAAAGTCTTGGCTTTAATAAGATTACATCTTTTCTGAGGACGAATCATGACTCTTTTAACTTTTTCCCATTCAAGTACTACTGGGATGGGCCAACAATTATCGTCAAATAGCGAATCTTAAAAGTACTGGTAGAGGGGGGTGGGGCAGTGAAAAAGTTCTGAAGAATTCAAGAACTCCTTGATAAGATTTCATGTAGTTTCAGGGTAAaaaacaagtttttttttcattcagacaTTGGGTGGATGGGTTGTTACCATAATTATTATACTCACAGACGTCAAGATACTTTTGATAATTAGAAACTTCGTAAATCTCAGGAATTCCatggaattaaaatttacCTCATGATTAATTTGATTCCCTTCATTCAGTGATGTGCACTGAAAAATTAGACTAATTCGAGCAACGAAAAAACATCTTCTCTCCAGTGAGATTACATCTGATTACCTAACGAATGAtgactaatttttatccaggCGTTGAGGGGTCCACGAGAATAAACGAGCTtgagaaaaaagagaaaagcgagaaagGAGAAACGAGAAAAGGGGTTGTGTGAAGGCGTGAAAGAACGGTTGGCTCGACATTGCTGGGTGATAGTGGATCTCCCAGCCAATCTTCATTCGGGCACGCGCGTGAAATATCGGCGTACGGGGAAATTACTCCCCGACGTAAAATTCCACTCTCTATTACTATCTCATGGGCATAAGACTCGCTCAGAGGGTGCAAACAGGACGTTAGATAGAGTCTTCCACGTGCTGAGGGAGGTTAGAATGTCTCACGATTAGAATATTAAGAGTGTGCCTTATTAAACCACCCCTCTATCCCCTCTGTCTCGGCTCCCCGACGTGAAATAAAGAAATCAGAAGGCCCCTGCGGTTTTATTTTACCTTCTTTCGCCCAAGAGgacaaattaaattctcctATTAATGAAACACGTGGGATCATAAGGTCAAAAGCGGCGGAGGATAATAAAGGCTAAGCAGTAATCAATGAAGCTGGGGATGAAGTCCTCGACCACCACTAAAGGCTCTACGATAAGTGAATTTCATAAGCGCACGGTAAAGACTGTCTACCACCCCTGTTTATTCAATTCGCGAATCGGTAATACCCAACGAACTCAACTGTCATAAATGTTGATTCGAGGCTTAACCAAGGGGTGGCACGAGCCCTTTACCCTTACCCCAGTCCTGCGCCCTTTCTCCACACCAAACCCTCTATGACCCCCTTCCCCATTCTCCCTCCAAAAACCATCAGGCCACCCCGATTCACGACCCAACGCTCTTGATAATACATAAGACCCTTATCGTTCCTGCCCACACACTGATGAACAGTCATTAATAATCGTTCTCCCCACTGTGTcaagttttgaattttatattaaatattatcattcacaacttttttttttttctcaccatcTCAAATACAGTCGTGCTGTGAAAATAGGGGATTACCAGGTTATCGCACTGCTGTTACATTCACGTCATCTTTATTCTTTTGATTCTCACCGACTGGCTTATATGGTGGGAGGAAGGGAGTAGGGGAGGGGGACTATGGGGATCTTATGAATTATGGGAGGCGAGATGGTAGAATCCACTGCATATGCACGAAGATACGTATCTCGAAACATGGGGATGCACTCTGAGCCCCTTGAATTGCCCCGAAATTCAAGTGAAATCCTACCGGAGCttttaggattttttccccattttttttttcttctcacattttttttttcaacctctCCGGAGCAACGTAAAAATGTTATCATTAAACTCTCAGGCTGTCTACTCCACATGCTGGGAAAATACTGGGCTGATGGTATATAACCGGGGTAACTGGTTGCAAGTGACAGTTTTTCAATGAAAGTGCATCTTTGACCAAGtcaataaagttttttttttttaccgcccTCCTCTCGACTATATATAAATACTCTTTACGTCAAGGTGGTATGTGTGCACTCTCTGCACGTCAGCTCACTGGAGTCTCATTTCTTTGACCCCCGCGACGTATCATACCCTTTCCTCTCGTTTATCTTCACTCTCTCACTGAAAGAGCCCTCGCCCTCTGCGCACCCTCTTTTGTTACCATCATTCTCTGTACTTAATCGCCTCTGTCGTTCACCAGCGTCCAAGCGTGTTAGTGGGGTAATGTCGGGCTGAGTATAACGATGTCATACTGggtaacacaaaaaaaaaaatatatacctACTTTGTTGTTTTAATTAACTTATGGGACAAAGGACACTAGTGAATCGAATCAAGTGATATTGTCATAGGCGTCTTTTTCCATTCCTCGTACGGCGCAACCGGAAGACGTTATACCGCGCGCTCATCAGCCATTTCCGGTGGACACATGCCAATGGGTTCATACCCACCAATATGATTCATAATAAGTCCCAGCCCTCTCACTCCTTGCATTTCTTCACCGCCATCCCCACTCCCCCGCCTTAATTCGTCTTTAATAAACACATTGGAACAAATGGAGACATGAAATATTCAGATTAATGACTGTATTAACAATAGAATTGAGACGGTATGCAACAAAACAGTGGTAcatcaaaatatttctcactgAGTTCGTTGTACTGCACCATTATGGGGGTATTCACATTGCTTCTTCAATAAGTTCATGGGTCCCAACCATTGCGTCTTTAATTGCAGCTGGGTTTGATCGATGGTTGTGGTGCCACGTGACACGAAGGGTAACTTAATTCTGTATCCCATAATGTCCATATAAGGTGTGTATAATCACACGGATAATGGTGAACTaatggggagggggagaggggggtgaGCGGAGAAAAGAGTTTTTAGAGTTTGTTCTCACCTGCGTGATGTACGACCTCGCTCTACTTTAACCCATAAAATAACACACTGAGTGTAATTCGTGACGCCACTGGGTGTGAAGCACGAAAACTTTGTCGCTCGTCTTCATCTAgtgtttcacttttttttttttttttcgttaaagtTTTGTTTATGTCGAGTTGGTAGAGGACGGAGGACTTTTATAGTTAAAAGGCGGAGAGTTGAAAAGTTCATGTTAATTTAATGGAAACAGATGTTAACTTTTGGTGGCTTGGtaagatttttcaatggacAAGTGGAAAAGGTAGAAACTATTCGCCAAGAGTTCAATTAAGTGTACTTTGACATGTACAACACGTCCGTGCAGCTTCTGAATTATCTATGGAGACCGGGAGATAAGGATGGTAATTGTCAGATGAATGAAAGATCATCAATAGATTATCAGTTTTGAGTTTATGGAGTTGTGTGTAAGAACTTGTGTCACGGGAACAGATGTAAAGTTGTAGTAGTTTGGGAGGATCGTTCAAAGGACGAGTCGAAAGAGTATAAACTGATGGTGGACTTCAGTGAAGTCTAGGTGAAGTAGAATTAGTGATCAGAAGTTCAATATTTGTGGTGTTAGATGGGATAATGTTGAAGCCACCTCTGTTATAGAAGTAGATCTAGAGTTCCAATGGTTGAGTAAGTTTTCTCGAAGTGATTTCATAAAGAATTTATGAGATCTCTGGAATTATCCGTGTGTACCTAaagaattcaataataattgccAGATGAATGAAGCATCATTGATCATGAGTTTTGAGTTTGTGGCGTTGTATCGAATAATCTTGAAGTCACCTCACTGTGTTTCTGGTGCTGAGATCAGTACGACGGCAGCCAGTAAGGCGACCAAGCGCGGCCGTGGCAGCTCTCATGGGTACCAACCAACAGTACAGAAACCGGTTTCAAGTGAGTTAAGTCTCGTCTCCAGAATATCTCCATCCTCCTTCATACTTGTTCCTCGTCTTATTCTCAATTTCACCATTGGCCACcagtctctttctctgtctgttGAACGACCTCCTGCATCCGCCCGTGTGATTCAGTCTCTGTTCGTTGCAGGCAAACCACCAAATGTACATCTTCGTTCTACCTTTCTCCTCAAGACTCGTCCCCTGTTATATACGTTGTGCAATCGAACCGAGTCAGCTCTCGAACGCCATCCAAGCGTCGAGGTTACTGCGGGCCATCGCCTAAACCACAGTAAAGCCCACTCTTTTCCCTTTCCTCTCGTCTCATTCCACATCTACACAGTTGTTACTTCTCCTGCTTCACTCTTACCTCCTCAAACCATTCTATATACACCGATAGTCTCAAACCACTCAGAGACACTTACTCTTCGTCTCTTTGCGCAGTCCTGGGTGAGGATCTCCAGTGGGTATAAGGAATCTTACCCACCTCTGTCTTCTCTTCTGCCACCCCTCCAGGCAACTCACAGTCGGCTTTTCTCAATACCAGTTTTCTTCATCTTTGTCTCTGAGGCCCACCGATCACATCAAGTACAATGTTAACACAGCCAGATGCACTCTTTCCCCATTCTTACAAGTgataaattttcgaaattattcattgagaCATTGGAATACATCAGAATGCGGCAgtggtggagaaaaaaaatggcaatttCATGGAGAATTTCACGAACAGCAGTTTTTACTGCCACtgtggatgaaaataatcatgaattttcacattttattgAGAGTTCAATGGCATTCTACATTTATGCAACATCAGGACAACAACCGTTCCACAAACTGATTGAAtatgtaattaattgattatcaATTCACATATACAATTATTAACCCTGTGTAATATCCCCGGATTCGTCTTGATTTTTGCATCAAAACTATAGGAGACCCTCCACATGACAACACGAAAATTGTTCTCCATTTCTCGTCATGTGGAACTATCGTATTTCGCCAGACAGCCTCCTCACTCCAATCCCTGACACATTGTCAAGTTTCCCACTATATCTATCCACACACATACACCCATACATTGTTAACCAAATTTGGCAAAGCCCCGGTGCTTTTCCGTGGTTGAAAGAGCCTAAATCACTTTCCGGAATATGTCAGGGGATTCGCAAGATTAGGAAATGTGGCTTTCTCTGTGCATATTCACTGTGCAATACGCAGTCATTAAAATACATGGATTTAAGATACTCACTGTCGCAAATATGATACAACAGTATATGATATTGAAGGACATTGTTTAGGGATCTGTGCGTCAAAGTGAGCGAGAGAAAAAACGAATTccaagagaaagagagggggagagagagatacaagagagaaaaaaaaaatcaagacgaacgaaataaaagaaaaataaaaataacccaCTCAAAGGGACCGACAAATAACTCTACCCGCCttcacacacatacacacacacacatgtatatatatacaacACGTGATTGTGCATTGGGGTGTATATTTTGTCGATCGAGCGCGAGAATGAGAGTGTGGAGTCACGTAAGTCCATGGAGCCACTTTTAGCTGTATAGCGTTCGTCACGCGGGAACGGAAACCGCTCTCATTTCTGCAGCCGCGGTCCTTGGCCGAGAGATTTATgctttaataattattgcaaAAGATGAGAGGGTGAGTGGTGAGAAGAAAGAGGGGGGGCAACACTTCTCGCGTGTGCCTACGAGTCACACGCGGAGTTTAAACGCGATATTCGAGTGCCCTTGCCGCCTTGCTGAATGTTACATGCATTTTACCTGCGAGGGCAATGCTGCACACTATTATACGACGAAATGAGGAACTGAAGAGGCCGATGGGGcgggtggggagggggaaggCCGAGTGAGATGGATAGTGGAGTATCTACCTTGCGGGTACTTCATCGGGGTGAAGGTGAAGTGAAGGAAAGAGGAAGAGACAGAAGAGGGGTGAACTGTGAGAGTGAGGTAGGGGGAGAGATGCTCAACCAAGATGGCTTCGTCGCATTCCTTCGAAGCGAGGAATCGTAGGCCACTCTCACCGCTACTGCCTTGAATCCGATCTCTACCGAGGCACGACGCAACTGTGTGTACAACATTTTACACTTGCTCTTCTACCCTGCGCCTTCTTTCCCAACCGCCTGCATCAAGCTCCCTGCAATTTTATCAAGTGttccctcatatttttttttgtcttatttTTCTTCCGTTAAACTGAGAATGCAACGACGCAGAAGGAAGAGGGGTTGGGTGGTGGATGCAGAGGGGGTGGGCAGGGGGAGAAGAAAATAAACCAGGAGGTTTTAATTTAAATGCAAGGATGAAAAGTAAATGGTCTATTTTTTATGGGATTGcgtttgtttttctttttctgttTGTTTGGCTCTTTCTCCCCGTATTctcttggctttttttttttcgttaaagtGAGTTGGCTGTTATCTTGAAAGAGTCTTTTACTTCGTTTCGTGAGGAGAGGAGGGAAGACGACGCAAGCAGCAACGTGGCTAGAAGAGAAATTGCTTCGTTTTCCGAATCCACCGTGTCGGCTTGATTAGCTCCGTACAGTGGGTGAgaggtgagagagagagagaatgaggAACTCCATAGAGTTCCACTCTGCCTCGTCTTCCTCCTCATTTCTCTCTTATTCTCCCTCAAACAGACAGACTTCTCGACCAACACGTATAGAAAGAAGGAAaacaaaattctcattttcgtgTACAGAGCGTGCGATGCCCATTCAATCGTGTTAGCGacagaaatttaattgaagtaA
The DNA window shown above is from Diachasmimorpha longicaudata isolate KC_UGA_2023 chromosome 7, iyDiaLong2, whole genome shotgun sequence and carries:
- the LOC135164529 gene encoding uncharacterized protein LOC135164529, which gives rise to MSFEFVALYRIILKSPHCVSGAEISTTAASKATKRGRGSSHGYQPTVQKPVSSELSLVSRISPSSFILVPRLILNFTIGHQSLSLSVERPPASARVIQSLFVAGKPPNVHLRSTFLLKTRPLLYTLCNRTESALERHPSVEVTAGHRLNHSKAHSFPFPLVSFHIYTVVTSPASLLPPQTILYTPIVSNHSETLTLRLFAQSWVRISSGYKESYPPLSSLLPPLQATHSRLFSIPVFFIFVSEAHRSHQVQC